From the genome of Virgibacillus siamensis, one region includes:
- a CDS encoding GntR family transcriptional regulator, which translates to MKKETKQQKVYKGLKKRIIERIYVPGQRIVIDQIAKEMNTSTIPVREAIRQLESERLVFYKQNVGPVVAKVNENDYSDTLRVLALLEGHATALSAKRFPKEKIPVLRDLNKQMEEALENIDILLFGKLNSRFHRVICEACNNDYLLESIRDTWNRLDSIRGAGSMLYSLRVKESIREHKEIIRYFEYGGSFSEIEQHSRMHKIKTAEDFERRRLQQMETNNPVG; encoded by the coding sequence ATGAAAAAAGAAACGAAACAGCAAAAAGTGTATAAAGGATTGAAAAAAAGAATTATTGAACGGATTTATGTTCCAGGACAGCGGATTGTCATTGACCAAATTGCCAAGGAAATGAATACAAGCACAATACCGGTACGGGAGGCAATCCGGCAACTGGAATCGGAACGGCTTGTTTTTTACAAGCAAAATGTGGGGCCGGTCGTTGCCAAGGTGAACGAAAACGATTACTCGGACACACTGCGGGTTTTGGCATTGCTGGAAGGGCATGCGACCGCACTTAGCGCAAAACGCTTCCCCAAGGAAAAAATACCGGTGTTAAGAGATCTGAATAAGCAAATGGAGGAGGCTTTGGAAAATATTGATATATTGCTTTTCGGCAAGCTCAATTCCAGGTTTCATCGGGTTATTTGTGAAGCGTGCAACAATGATTATTTACTCGAATCAATCAGAGATACATGGAACAGGCTTGATTCCATCCGCGGGGCAGGATCTATGTTGTATTCGCTTCGTGTAAAGGAATCAATCAGAGAACATAAAGAAATCATCCGGTACTTTGAATATGGCGGCTCTTTTTCCGAAATTGAACAGCATTCGCGTATGCATAAAATAAAAACAGCCGAGGATTTTGAACGACGGAGACTGCAACAGATGGAAACCAACAACCCTGTAGGATAA
- a CDS encoding AEC family transporter produces MQLFFQVVLPIMAVFGSGFLLQRIRILDVKSLATTSIYIFLPALVFSSLYESSFNRGYTVIVAFALFLLVMMVLINKLLTRIFKWEESVESGAILTTAFMNGGNYGVPVMLFSLGERALPYAVFFMIFQSLVMNVVGVYYASRGTSGVARAIKTVFKMPATYAAILAFVFQALPWEIPEPVFSTISMLGDAAIPLMMVMLGMQLASITSLKFNWQVITSSVIIRMLVSPLLAFLFIWMVNPDPLIAAILVIVAAMPSAATTTMFAIEFDTEPDLVSSITLVTTLVSIVSVTVLLNIIT; encoded by the coding sequence ATGCAATTATTTTTTCAGGTTGTATTGCCGATTATGGCTGTATTCGGATCGGGTTTTTTGTTACAGCGGATTCGTATTCTGGACGTGAAGTCTCTTGCGACGACATCGATATATATTTTTTTACCGGCACTTGTTTTTTCATCTTTATATGAATCCAGCTTTAATCGGGGATATACGGTAATCGTTGCTTTTGCACTGTTTCTTCTGGTAATGATGGTTCTAATCAATAAATTGCTCACAAGGATTTTTAAGTGGGAAGAATCGGTGGAAAGCGGAGCCATTTTAACGACAGCATTTATGAATGGGGGAAACTATGGTGTGCCGGTTATGCTGTTCAGTTTGGGTGAAAGAGCACTGCCATATGCGGTGTTTTTTATGATTTTCCAGTCACTTGTCATGAACGTCGTCGGGGTTTACTATGCCTCACGTGGAACAAGTGGTGTAGCACGTGCAATTAAAACAGTATTCAAAATGCCAGCAACTTACGCCGCCATCCTGGCATTTGTTTTTCAGGCACTTCCATGGGAAATCCCCGAACCTGTTTTTTCAACGATATCCATGCTGGGGGATGCAGCCATACCCCTCATGATGGTTATGCTTGGCATGCAGCTTGCTTCCATTACATCCTTGAAATTCAATTGGCAGGTCATTACATCATCGGTAATAATTCGAATGCTTGTATCACCGCTGCTTGCGTTTTTGTTTATTTGGATGGTAAATCCCGATCCGCTTATTGCTGCCATATTGGTAATTGTTGCCGCAATGCCAAGTGCAGCAACAACAACCATGTTTGCGATTGAATTTGACACAGAACCTGACCTTGTATCAAGTATCACCCTTGTTACAACCCTTGTAAGTATTGTCTCGGTAACTGTCCTGCTCAACATTATTACCTGA
- a CDS encoding CvfB family protein produces the protein MKPGTIQTLEVIRKIDTGYVLEGDVLLHHNETENELEHGQQVEVFLYTDKKGKTVASGKVPFIQMDHYGWANVVDVIPGLGVFVDIGTTKEILVSIDDLPLFERVWPINGDKLFVTLGHDRKGRLLAIPGSENAFDHLWETASEDLLNKSVNGRIYRTSKEGAAVITENHHRGFIHHTERKTEPRLGELVHGRIIDVKDDGSINISLRPLKKESRIEDADSILMHLEQNGGVVPFTDKSEPEDIRGTFNISKAAFKRALGKLMKDGKIEQREGNTYLKK, from the coding sequence ATGAAACCAGGAACAATACAGACACTCGAAGTTATCCGGAAAATAGATACCGGGTACGTTTTGGAAGGTGACGTGCTGCTCCATCACAATGAAACTGAAAATGAATTGGAGCACGGGCAACAGGTTGAAGTTTTTCTGTATACGGACAAAAAAGGGAAGACTGTTGCAAGTGGAAAAGTTCCGTTTATTCAAATGGATCATTACGGATGGGCAAATGTAGTGGACGTAATTCCGGGTCTCGGTGTATTTGTTGATATTGGCACTACAAAGGAAATACTTGTTTCGATAGATGATCTGCCGTTGTTTGAGCGCGTCTGGCCAATCAACGGCGACAAGCTGTTCGTAACGCTGGGGCACGATCGGAAGGGACGCCTGCTTGCTATCCCTGGATCAGAAAATGCATTTGACCACTTATGGGAAACAGCGTCAGAGGATCTTTTGAACAAGTCGGTTAATGGTCGGATTTATCGAACCAGCAAGGAAGGTGCAGCGGTAATCACCGAAAATCACCATCGGGGCTTTATCCATCATACCGAACGCAAAACTGAACCCCGTCTTGGCGAGCTGGTCCACGGGCGTATTATTGATGTGAAAGACGATGGATCCATCAACATCTCACTCCGTCCGCTTAAAAAGGAAAGCCGGATTGAAGATGCCGATAGTATTTTAATGCACCTGGAGCAGAACGGAGGGGTCGTCCCTTTCACTGATAAAAGCGAACCGGAAGATATACGGGGAACCTTTAACATCAGCAAAGCTGCCTTCAAACGGGCACTGGGAAAACTGATGAAAGATGGAAAGATTGAACAACGTGAAGGAAATACGTATTTAAAAAAATAA
- a CDS encoding DUF2164 domain-containing protein: MKSKFDISKETKENMAETIMEYFATERGEDIGNLAAMLMTDFIIEEIGPIFYNLGVEESKSYIEEKLDDMYGIMK, from the coding sequence GTGAAATCAAAATTTGATATATCGAAAGAAACGAAAGAAAATATGGCTGAAACAATTATGGAATATTTTGCAACTGAACGGGGCGAGGATATTGGGAATCTTGCGGCAATGCTGATGACGGATTTTATTATCGAAGAAATCGGACCGATATTTTATAATCTTGGTGTGGAAGAAAGTAAATCGTATATAGAAGAAAAATTGGATGATATGTACGGTATTATGAAATAA